A window of Clupea harengus chromosome 24, Ch_v2.0.2, whole genome shotgun sequence genomic DNA:
agtcccccccccaccaccccaccgaCCCAGagtcccccaccacccccaccccacccccaccgaccCAGAGTCCCCCACCACCGACCCagagtcccccccccacccccaccgaccCAGAGTCCCCCCACCACCGACCCAGAGTCCCCCCACCACCGACCCAgagtccccccaccaccaccgacCCAgagtccccccaccaccaccgacCCAGagtccccccccaccaccccaccgaCCCAGagtcccccaccacccccaccccacccccaccgaccCAGAGTCCCCCACCACCGACCCagagtcccccccccacccccaccgaccCAGAGTCCCCCCACCACCGACCCAGAGTCCCCCCACCACCGACCCAgagtccccccaccaccaccgacCCAgagtccccccaccaccaccgacCCAgagtccccccaccaccaccgacCCAgagtccccccaccaccaccgacCCAGagtcccccaccacccccacccccaccccaccgtgCGCCGTCCCCATCTCAGCCACTGATCTCAGCATCCCATCAGGCTCTCCCTGAGGCCCCAGGACGCCCCCCCTCTGGGCCGGCCACCATCCATGTGAAGTACAGATCAGCAGTACACCcgccccccgtcccccgtccctcTGTGTTGCTTGTGAGAGCTCTGCACACACGTATCGAGTAGAACTACAGGAAGTCAAGTCAGTGTGATCTTAGATCTTTTTATTGttcaatgatgatgatgatgattaaaaaaacaaaaagactgcAGTAGCCGTTTGCTCGTTGATTTCTGTGTCCAATACAacccttcttctcttttcttctcttttcttctccttcttcttcttctctccactcttacTGCTTTCAAGAGGTTTGCAAAGTTAAGGTTTCCACGGTTACTGTTGTCCTCCCCCGACCCATTTTAGGAATTTAAATTCTTTCAGTGAACACAAAACAGTCAAGgaaatatgaactctttctgcTTTAATGCAAGCAttgacaaacataaaaaaaaaaaaaacacacacacacacacacacacacacaggctaggcTGTGCACggacatatatatgtatatatatatataatttaaaatatttgtgtacagttttcagaaaaaaaataaaataaaattcagTCCAATGGGTGGCGATCCAGTTGCGTATGGTCTTAGATTTCTGACCACAGAACCGATCCGGCCCAAACACAGCGCCGCTCCGAGCCGAGCCGCCCCGGCGTCCGATGGTTAGGTCTGAAAGCCACACGGGACAcgacccaccacacacacacaccatctcaaacggcagaggagtgggagacagaGCCGCCCCAATTCCAGCTCAGACCCGCCCGGGGGTTAGGGTTCCCGCCAGTACCTGCCAGacgccagacagagagagactggggacTACACcacacctcagacagacagacagtcagacagagagagacagacagacagactggggaccacaccacacctcagacagacagacagacagacagacagacagagagagagagagacagacagactggggaccacaccacacctcagacagacagacagacagacagacagagagagagagacagacagactggggaccacaccacacctcagacagacagacagacagagagagagagagagacagacagactggggaccacaccacacctcagacagacagacagagagagagagagagacagacagactggggaccacaccacacctcagacagacagacagacagagagagagagagagacagacagactggggaccacaccacacctcagacagacagacagacagacagagagagagagacagacagacactggggaccacaccacacctcagagacagacaCTGGGGACcacagctcagagacagagactggggaccacacacacctcagagacagagactggtTCTGGACCACACcacagctcagagacagagactggtTCTGGACCACACcacagctcagagacagagactggggaccacacacacctcagagacagagactggtTCTGGACCACACcacagctcagagacagagactggtTCTGGACCACACcacagctcagagacagagactggggACCACACcacagctcagagacagagactggtTCTGGAACGCACCacacctcagagacagagactggtTCTGGAACGCACCTGGCTCCAACCCACCCGACTACACATCCAGCACCAGGCCAGAAGAGGCCGTCGCTCCGGGAGCCTCCGGCCCAATCAGGAGCCACGATGCCAAGCAGACCACACCCCTTCTCTTGTGGAGAACAGTCAGGCCCGTGTTCTGGCGTGGGGCCCGGCTCAGAGCCCAGGGTCACAGCCCAATACTATCTGGGTTTCTCTCCCAAAAGTGTGCGTTATAcattggagggaaaaaaaaaaaaaaaaaaaaaaaaaaaaaacctggccAAGGATCACAGCccatatagacagacaggcagacagacagagagacagacagacagacagacagagacagacacagacacagacagacagacagacagagacagacagacagacagacagacagacagacaaacacacacacacagccccgccTTGCACACTCACCCCCCTCGTGTCCTTGCCTGAGGAGGAGGCTGCTCACAAGTGAGATGATCCCACGACCCAAACGCTCTCTTCACTCCGCACACAGTCCATTCTCCTCagtctgcctctgcctgtggCAGCTCCAGCTCTTTACTCAGTGTGCCTCTGCCTGTGGCAGCTCCAGCTCTTTACTCAGTGTGCCTCTGCCTGTGGCAGCTCCAGCTCTTTACTCAGTCCGTGTCGGCCATTACTGGAAGTGTGAGTCTtggcccgccccccccccccccaaaaaaaagtaaatgccggaggggggggggggtcaggtaACAACCTTTAAAGTCTTGAGTGCTACTGTGCCTGCCCATGACCTTTGCACTTTCGACCCTGTGTGATTGGAGAGGTCACTAAAGCGGATTCCCCCTCGGACTTACTCCACCGCGCCAACCAAACCTCTGCACTCCGCCAACACTGATCgatcactcacgcacgcacgcacgcacgcacgcacgcacacacacacacacacacacacacagacacacacacagacacacagacacacacacacacacacacacaccttttcttcCTGACACAAATCCAACCAATGTACAAGATAAAGCCACTGGCCCTTATTATTCTTTTGATAAAGCTTGTTCCCCTCAGCGAGAGGACACTTGGTGACGTGCTGTTGAACTGACACCCTCTACAGGAAGTTCCTGTTGAACTGACACCCCTCTACAGGAAGTTCCTGTTGAACTGACACCCCTCTACAGGAAGTTCCTGTTGAACTGACACCCCTCTACAGGAAGTTCCTGTTGAACTGACACCCCCCTCTACAGGAAGTTCCTGTTGAACTGACACCCCTCTACAGGAAGTTCATGTTAAACTGACACCCCCCCCTACAGGAAGTTCATGTTAAACTGACACCCCCCTCTACAGGAAGTTCCTGATAAACTGACACCCCTCTACAGGCCTCAGGAAGTTCCTGTTGAACTGACACCCCCTCTACAGGAAGTTCATGTTAAACTGACACCCCCTCTAAAGGAAGTTCATGTTAAACTGACACCCCCCCCTACAGGAAGTTCCTGTTAAACTGACACCCCCTCTACAGGAAGTTCCTGTTAAACTGACACCCCCCTCTACAGGCCTCAGGAAGTTCCTGATAAACTGACACCCCCTCTACAGGAAGTTCCTGTTAAACTGACACCCCCCTCTACAGGAAGTTCCTGTTAAACTGACACCCCCTCTACAGGAAGTTCCTGTTAAACTGACACCCCCTCTACAGGAAGTTCCTGTTAAACTGACACCCCCCTCTACAGGAAGTTCCTGTTAAACTGACACGCCCTCTACAGGAAGTTCCTGTTGAACTGACACCCCCCTCTACAGGAAGTTCCTGTTAAACTGACACGCCCTCTACAGGAAGTTCCTGTTGAACTCACACCCCTCTACAGGAAGTTCCTGCTAAACTGACACACCCCTCTACAGGAAGTTCCTGTTaaactgaacccccccccccctacaggCATCAGGAAGTTCCTCTGAGTGGAAGGTTCCAGGAATTAAAATTAGGTTCTTTTGTAGAAGTAGAATtctaggggtcaggggtcaagctCATCTCCAGTTTTcagaagacttttttttttttttatgtgtgagaTAACATGTCAAAAGCATTCTTCAATTTGccccctatatatatatatatatatatatatcttttaaaTTATATGAAAATGTACATACCCTCGTACAGATATGCGGCCTCacctcacacagacattcacacagtcttttttttttttttagtgatgAAGCCTTATTGATATTTGCAGTAAATGATTCCTGCCCTAAGATGgccacttacatacacacacacacacacacacacacacacacacacacacacacacacacacacacacacacacacagacacacagacacacacagacacacacacacacacacagacacacagacacacacacacacacacacagacacacacacacacacacacacacacacactgtctctctcaagTGCATCCAGAATAATGAGTTCCACTGAAATGGTTTTAGGATCTGTCTTTTACGCCGCCAACACAACTTCATACGCCCGTACCCCAACTTTAGTGTGCAGAAAAATtagtgaatttgtgtgtgtgtgtgtgtgtgtgtgtgtgtgtgtgtgtcagggtgtgtgtgtgtgtgtgtgtgtgtgtgtcaggtgtgtgtaagtgagtgtctTGCTAACATGTGTGGCTGAGTTCATATGTgagagtttgtctgtgtattagtgtgtgtgtgtgtgtattggtgtgtattagtgtgtgtgtgtgtgtgtgtgtgtgtgtttaagtgttggACTATTTGTTGGAGGGTCATGGCCATGAATATGCACACCCAAccccctttcattctctctctctcacacacacacactctcacacacacactctcacactcacacacacacacacagacatgtggtcTCAGTCATCGTCAAAGTTCTGGTTGAGCAGGAAGTTGGCGGCGAGGTTCTCGTTCTTCTCACAAGCGAAGTAAGCCTGCACCACCAGGGCTTCAGGAAAGCCCAAAGCTTttaactagagagagagagagagagagaaggagagggagaaagagagggagaaagagagggagggaagagggagagggagaaggagaaggagaaggagagggagagggaggagaaggagaaggagaaggagaaggagaaggaggagagggaggagaaggagaaggagaaggagaaggagaaggagaaggagaaggagaaggaggagagggaggagaaggagaaggagaaggagaaggaggagagggagatggagagagagagagagagagggagggaagagggagagagagagggtacagTGTCAGTAAGACATGTAGTTTCTGCACAAGTCTTTTTGTTCTCCaggtatttgtgtatgtgtgaaatacgtagtgtgtgtgtgtgtgtgtgtgtgtgtgtgtgtgtgtgtgtgtgtgtgtgtgtgtgtgtgtgtgtgtgtgtgcgtgtgtgcgtgtgaaatacgtagcgtgtgtgtgtgtgtgtgtgtgtgtgtgtgtgtgtgtgtgtgtgtgtgtgtgtgtgtgtgtgtgtgtgtgtgtgtgtgcgtgtgtgcgtgtgaaatacgtagcgtgtgtgtgtgtgtgtgtgtgtgtgtgtgtgtgtgtgtgtgtgtgtgtgtgtgtgtgatacgtagcgtgtgtgtgtgtgtgtgtgtgtgtgtgtgtaatacgtagcgtgtgtgtgtgtgtgtgtgtgtgtgaaatacgtagcgtgtgtgtgtgtgtgtgtgtgtgtgtgtgtgtgaaatacgtagcgtgtgtgtgtgtgtgtgtgtgtgtgtgtgtgtgtgtgtgaaatacgtagcgtgtgtgtgtgtgtgtgtgtgtgtgtgaaatacgtagcgtgtgtgtgtgtgtgtgtgtgtgaaatacgtagcgtgtgtgtgtgtgtgaaatacgtagcgtgtgtgtgtgtgtgtgtgtgtgtgaaatacgtagcgtgtgtgtgtgtgtgtgtgtgtgtgtgtgtgtgtgcgtgtgtgtgtgtgtgtgtgtctccatccgCTCACCCTCTCGATGGCCTCTTTCTCCTGGGCCGTGACCTGGATGTAGTTCCCCGAGGTCATGTCGTCCACCATGGCGCCCAGGTCGCCTGGCTCCGACGGGTCGGCCGTGTCTGgcccctcccccatctcccccatctccccctgCGGCTCGTTCAACATCTGGATGAACTGCTCCTGGTGCCGGCTAATttgctggagagagggagagagggagagagagagggagagagagagagagagagggagagagagggagagagagggagagagagggagagagagggagagagagggagggagagggagggagagagagagagagagaaaaggacagagagagagagagagggacagagagagagggagggagagagagagagagagagagagagagagagagagagagagagagaaaaggacagagagagagagagagggacagagagagagggagggagagagagagagagagagagagggagagggagagagagagagagagagaaaaggacagagagagagagagagggacagagagagagggagggagagagagagagggagggagagagaaaaggacagagagagagagagagagggacagagagagagggacagagagagatggggagagagggagagagagagagggagggagggagagagagagagagggtgagagagagagtgtattgaACTACATGAAATCCTAATGTTGACAACAGTGACAGGCAGAGTGTATCCAGAGTCCTAGATATTACATGCTATAGTATGTGTGTAGTTGTCTACGTGTGTGCGTTACCcgcagtagctgtgtgtgtgtgtgtgtgtgtgtgtgtgtgtgtgtgtgtgtgtgtgctaactgcaggagctctgtgcatgtgtgtgtgtgtgtgtgtgtgtgtgtgtgtgtgtggtgtgtgtctgtgtgtgtgctaactgcaggagctctgtgcatgtgtgtgtgtgtgtgtgtgtgtgtgtgtgtgtgtgctaactgcaggagctctgtgcatgtgtgtgtgtgtgtgtgtgtgtgtgtgtgtgtggtgtgtgtctgtgtgtgtgctaactgcaggagctctgtgtgtgtgtgtgttacctgcagtagctgtgtgtgtgtgtgtgtgtgtgtgtgtgtgtgtgttacctgcagtagctgtgtgtgtgtgtgtgtgtgtgttacctgtagtagctgtgtgtgtgtgtgtgtgtgtgtgtgtgtgtgtgtgttatctgcagtagctgtgtgtgtgtgtctgtgtgtgtgtgtgtgtgtgtgtgtgggtgtgtgtgtgggtgtgtgtgggtgggtgtgtgtgtacctgtagtagctgtgtgtgtgtgtgtgtgtgtgtgtgtgtgtgtgtgtgtgtgtacctgcagtaGCTGTGGGTTATCCTGACccagctgctggaggagagcaGGCAGCAGGGAGGGGTTCTGCTGGATCACCTGCCTCATGGTCTGGAACTGAGCCTGAGAACGCAGGAACTCCAGGGGGTTCTCCCCTACAGGGAAGAAGATTCCACTTTACCTTTCTctcttaacgtgtgtgtgtgtgtgtacgagtgtgtgtgtgtgtgtgtacgagtgtgtgtgtgtgtgtgtgtgtgtacgagagtgtgtgtgtatgtatgtgtgtgcgtgtgtgtacgagtgtgtgtgtacgtgcgtgtgtgtgtgtgtgtgtacgagagtgtgtgtgtgtgtgtgtgtgtgtgtgtgtgtgtgtgtgtgtgtgtgtgtgtgtgtgtgtgtgtgtgtgtgtacacctacCCTCTGTCGTGGGTGTGTCTGAAGAAAGGTTGGCCGAGGGTGGATTGGTCTCTTGCACTGGGACTGTAGTGGGAAtcccctgcaaacacacacacacacacacacacacacacacacacacacacacaccaggggagtTAAACACACCaggggagtcacacacacacacacacacacacacacacacacacacacacacacacacacacacacacacacacacacacacacaccaggggagtTAAACACACCAGGGGAGTTAAACACACCAGGGGAGTTAAACACACCAGGGGAGTTAAACACCATTTATACGATATCACACCAACTACAAGAGTCTGATGCACCCCTGATCTAAGCAGTCTAGTGCTGGGACCGACCAGGGATAACAACAACGTGACGGATAATAAACTCAAGTCTGGCCAATGGCACAGGGTGCttactaggggtgggggaaaaaaaatcgattcttcgatttctctcgattctctctagaacgattctgtctcgattcagaaaagttcataatcgattttttaatttaaaaataaaaaattataatttttttttttttttttacacatccgttttgtgttgaaatgcaagctgcatcgattattgcattgttcattgaaagtaattattgtgacaaggaaaagctttttctctaataaaaaaaatagagaaggtaattcatctgttgattctctttaattatcaaacacaaagtaggaagtgatttgagactctgagtagcaaactcaaatgttttaaaaatcgagatgagtcgataatcgttttatcggtttagaattgataatcgataatcggtttagtaTCAACTCAGTCTGGCCAATGTCACAGGGTGCTGTCTTacacgggagtgtgtgtgtgtgtgtgtgtgtgtgtgaatattggTATTTAATAAACTCAGTCTGGCCAATGACACAGGGTGCTCACACTGGAGAATATTGGTATTTTGCATAGTCGCAACTCCTGTGAATTCCTCCCCACaaagaatgtatcacattcacaGCACGTGACCCCACCCTGTCTGACAGTCACGCCTTTCATATCTACGTAGACCCCATACTGTTCCCCTTCCtatcacgcccccccccccccccttacatcTTGAACtagacacccagacacacacacccattatgttAAGTTGTGAATGCTACCGTACTAGAACTTGTATGTAACTTGtatgctgagtgtgttgtgtaggaGAAAGAACATCatagagacaccaaccgctacgtGCAGTGAGAGAAGGGAGCAAGGAGCATTGAGGAGACATCGCAGCCTTTGAAGACAAGgccaacacagaagagaaactacactatggaccatatctcctaatctctccttctctctctctctctctctccatcgtagcgtgttttgtgtgtgcttctggtCTTTCACGGAGACTAAACCGACACCCCACCCCATCAGACCGGCATTTCATCAAGTTCTTGGCTAAAAtcacgcaaccgcaactaacgtcAGAGCTAAAATAGAGTTTTGTTACATCATAGTATAACAGTGGTGTCAGAACACATCGATCTTTCATTTGGCGTTTCCACTCAGCTCAGGGTAGAGGCAGGATTTAGGCACGTGCCTTTAAGTGCTCTGAGGGACTCTCAGACTTCTCTGAATTATCGGGGCGGCCTTAGATAATGCCCGTTAGGGGGCCGTGTTCAGGAGTGGAAAAGGGTGCTCACAGTGAGGAGATACTCCACAGCGCGgtcagcacgtgtgtgtgtcttcccttcctgggagtgtgtgtgtgtgtgtgtgtgtgtgtcctcccttcctgtgtgtgtgtgtgtgtgtgtgtgtgtgtgtgtgtgtgtaaagaggtgCTCACAGTGAGTAGGTACTCCACAGCGCGgtcagcacgtgtgtgtgtgtgtgtgtgtgtgtgtgtgtgtgtgtgtgtgtgtgtgtgtgttaagaggtgCTCACAGTGAGTAGGTACTCCACAGCGCGgtcagcacgtgtgtgtgtgtgtgtgtgtgtgtgtgtgtgtgtgtgtgtgtgtgtgtgtgtgtgtgtgtgtgtgctcacagtcAGGAGGTACTCCACAGCGCGgtcagcacgtgtgtgtgagtgagtgtgtgtgtgtgtgtgtgtgagtgtgctcacAGTCAGGAGGTACTCCACAGCGCGgtcagcacgtgtgtgtgtgtgtg
This region includes:
- the LOC122128744 gene encoding extensin-like, with amino-acid sequence MVVLPLDCRRQKKRNVESPPTTDPESPPPTPTDPESPHHRPRVPPPPTQSPPTTDPESPTTTTDPESPHPTTDPESPHPTTTTDPESPHHRPRVPPPPPTQSPPTPTDPESPTTPTPPPPTQKSPTTPTPPPPTQSPPPPTQSPPPTPTDPESPHHRPRVPPPPTQSPPTTTDPESPHHHRPRVPPHHPTDPESPTTPTPPPPTQSPPPPTQSPPPTPTDPESPHHRPRVPPPPTQSPPTTTDPESPHHHRPRVPPPPPTQSPPTTTDPESPTTPTPTPPCAVPISATDLSIPSGSP